One Actinosynnema pretiosum DNA segment encodes these proteins:
- a CDS encoding putative bifunctional diguanylate cyclase/phosphodiesterase, with the protein MSDQTSAPTSNTSPRSTNRAFTAFAVLLLAAGVLSAFLVGANLPDDPSRLSLLWTGPLLVVGFLLAEQLAINVDVRSGVAWTISFTEIPLVLGLLVAPFEVVLAAHVVAGVGTLLGRRVLDRAVYNAGLMFMEISVAFAVADAVNRFVGDSGPAWAGAFVGTISVPLLASVLGLTALRLMRKGMRLAPSGRLVLQTLVVALLNTAAGLVAYEVADHAQWGGLLIVLAFAGITAIYLAYSGLLREQRDLEALSEVSLRVARSGRHGTGPRGGATTAVDAEDGKAEADEWQHIAERIREQLNANRVVLRLRTDPQAPMRTLVAGEPLPQAMRRDDARLSREDAMLQLPGTQVRYFRVADAGEEATDALVRRDAQEALVVPLRGGATQLLGAVEVHDRLSRWRGFGKADIQLLRTLANHLSTAVDNRRLLARLRHDAYHDPLTGLLNRTGFLEAAAEPVRESEAAVVLRVDLDVLSTVLDALGQAWGNRMVVAAGRRLRDELGPEVPLARLDGGAFAALLVDRKAERVKEIAERLRARLSVPYPVDRLTVEAGAIVGWAAVAEVEDDAKDADSLLQRADVALRATSENEPMRAYAPSMGQIFLRRFQLVTQFRSALENGQISVHYQPKIALPSRQVIGAESLVRWKHPEFGRVDPDEFIPAVEATGLVDVLTDFVMDKGLERVRRWMDRDLRMSIAVNLSVRTLADEEFPDRVKEALDRHRVPPELLTFELTESGVMADPERALPVLRRLHTMGVVLAVDDFGTGYSSLAYLRQLPVDEVKIDKSFVLGMGTDLGDMAVVRSIVELGHSLGLTVVAEGVEDDAARDQLVGMGCDVAQGYLISRPLSEDRFEAWLRARTVQVRGARDETVLTLVH; encoded by the coding sequence ATGTCCGACCAGACCTCGGCCCCGACGTCGAACACGTCGCCCAGGTCGACCAACCGAGCGTTCACCGCCTTCGCGGTGCTCCTGCTCGCCGCGGGCGTCCTGTCCGCGTTCCTCGTGGGGGCGAACCTCCCCGACGACCCGTCCCGCCTCAGCCTCCTGTGGACCGGCCCGCTGCTCGTCGTCGGCTTCCTGCTGGCCGAGCAGCTCGCGATCAACGTCGACGTCCGCAGCGGCGTCGCCTGGACGATCTCCTTCACCGAGATCCCGCTCGTCCTCGGCCTGCTCGTCGCCCCCTTCGAGGTCGTCCTCGCCGCCCACGTCGTCGCGGGCGTCGGCACCCTCCTCGGCAGGCGCGTACTCGACCGCGCCGTCTACAACGCCGGCCTGATGTTCATGGAGATCTCGGTCGCCTTCGCCGTGGCCGACGCCGTCAACCGGTTCGTCGGCGACAGCGGCCCCGCCTGGGCGGGCGCGTTCGTCGGCACCATCAGCGTCCCGCTGCTCGCCAGCGTCCTCGGCCTCACCGCCCTGCGCCTCATGCGCAAGGGGATGCGCCTGGCCCCCAGCGGCAGGCTCGTCCTGCAGACCCTCGTCGTCGCGCTCCTCAACACCGCCGCGGGCCTGGTCGCCTACGAGGTCGCCGACCACGCCCAGTGGGGCGGCCTGCTGATCGTGCTCGCCTTCGCCGGCATCACCGCCATCTACCTCGCCTACTCCGGCCTGCTGCGCGAGCAGCGCGACCTGGAGGCGCTCAGCGAGGTCTCGCTCCGCGTCGCCCGCTCCGGCAGGCACGGCACCGGCCCGCGCGGCGGGGCCACCACCGCCGTCGACGCCGAGGACGGCAAGGCCGAGGCCGACGAGTGGCAGCACATCGCCGAGCGCATCCGCGAGCAGCTCAACGCCAACCGCGTCGTCCTGCGCCTGCGCACCGACCCGCAGGCCCCCATGCGCACCCTCGTCGCGGGCGAGCCGCTGCCGCAGGCCATGCGCCGCGACGACGCCCGCCTGTCCCGCGAGGACGCGATGCTCCAGCTCCCCGGCACCCAGGTCCGCTACTTCCGGGTCGCCGACGCGGGCGAGGAGGCCACCGACGCCCTCGTCCGCCGCGACGCGCAGGAGGCGCTCGTCGTCCCGCTGCGCGGCGGGGCCACCCAGCTGCTCGGCGCCGTCGAGGTGCACGACCGGCTCAGCCGGTGGCGCGGGTTCGGCAAGGCCGACATCCAGCTCCTGCGCACCCTCGCCAACCACCTGTCCACCGCCGTGGACAACCGCAGGCTCCTCGCCAGGCTCCGCCACGACGCCTACCACGACCCGCTGACCGGCCTGCTCAACCGCACCGGCTTCCTGGAGGCCGCCGCCGAGCCCGTCCGCGAGTCCGAGGCCGCCGTCGTGCTCCGGGTCGACCTGGACGTGCTGTCCACCGTCCTGGACGCCCTCGGCCAGGCGTGGGGCAACCGCATGGTCGTCGCCGCGGGCCGCAGGCTCCGCGACGAGCTGGGCCCGGAGGTGCCGCTGGCCAGGCTCGACGGCGGCGCGTTCGCCGCGCTCCTGGTCGACCGCAAGGCCGAGCGGGTCAAGGAGATCGCCGAGCGCCTGCGCGCCCGCCTGTCCGTGCCGTACCCCGTCGACCGGCTCACCGTCGAGGCGGGCGCCATCGTCGGCTGGGCGGCCGTCGCCGAGGTCGAGGACGACGCCAAGGACGCGGACTCGCTGCTCCAGCGCGCCGACGTGGCGCTGCGGGCCACCAGCGAGAACGAGCCCATGCGCGCCTACGCGCCCAGCATGGGCCAGATCTTCCTGCGCCGCTTCCAGCTGGTCACCCAGTTCCGCTCCGCGCTGGAGAACGGCCAGATCTCGGTGCACTACCAGCCGAAGATCGCCCTGCCGAGCAGGCAGGTCATCGGCGCCGAGTCGCTCGTGCGCTGGAAGCACCCGGAGTTCGGCCGCGTCGACCCCGACGAGTTCATCCCCGCCGTCGAGGCGACCGGGCTCGTCGACGTGCTCACCGACTTCGTCATGGACAAGGGCCTGGAGCGGGTCCGCCGCTGGATGGACCGCGACCTGCGGATGTCCATCGCGGTGAACCTGTCCGTGCGCACCCTCGCCGACGAGGAGTTCCCCGACCGGGTGAAGGAAGCGCTCGACCGGCACCGCGTCCCGCCGGAGCTGCTCACGTTCGAGCTGACCGAGTCCGGCGTCATGGCCGACCCCGAGCGCGCCCTGCCCGTCCTGCGCAGGCTGCACACCATGGGCGTCGTGCTGGCCGTGGACGACTTCGGCACCGGCTACTCGTCGCTCGCCTACCTGCGGCAGCTCCCGGTGGACGAGGTGAAGATCGACAAGAGCTTCGTGCTCGGCATGGGCACCGACCTCGGCGACATGGCCGTCGTCCGCTCCATCGTCGAGCTGGGCCACTCGCTCGGCCTCACCGTCGTCGCCGAGGGCGTCGAGGACGACGCCGCGCGCGACCAGCTGGTCGGGATGGGCTGCGACGTCGCCCAGGGCTACCTGATCTCCCGGCCGCTGTCCGAGGACCGCTTCGAAGCGTGGTTGCGAGCGCGAACCGTGCAGGTCAGGGGGGCGCGGGATGAGACGGTGCTCACTCTGGTGCACTGA